A region of Cellulophaga sp. RHA19 DNA encodes the following proteins:
- a CDS encoding DUF6268 family outer membrane beta-barrel protein, producing MKKLLWVCIFLMVQCALSQSSDIVRLEYTTLPKKESSRSISRFRFLANLPIKLNDENYIITGAEYGIIDFANDSIYEFDDKELEKLRIVDLNLGYAHILNEKWTFIGLLTPRLASNFINGVQKEDFNLNYSVLAIKADMKKEKPTRLILGLSYNNATGFDVPLPIVSYYKKFHPNWSYMVGVPRMEFKYHLKQHHTFKAALLLDGYFVNVQNDIALPDNDLGSGLSLSVVVGAFGYQYNINKNISFYCLAGHTLSQRGLLRDEERKSVYSLYDDGNVYFKTGFKIGIF from the coding sequence ATGAAGAAGCTTTTATGGGTTTGTATATTTCTAATGGTACAATGTGCTTTATCACAAAGCTCAGACATTGTAAGGTTAGAGTATACTACTTTGCCAAAAAAAGAGTCCTCTAGAAGTATTTCTAGATTTAGATTCTTAGCAAATTTACCTATTAAATTAAATGATGAAAATTACATAATTACTGGTGCGGAATATGGTATCATAGACTTTGCAAACGATAGTATTTATGAGTTTGATGATAAGGAGTTAGAGAAATTAAGAATTGTAGATCTTAACTTGGGTTATGCGCATATTTTAAATGAAAAATGGACTTTTATTGGTTTGCTAACACCAAGGTTGGCTTCTAATTTTATCAACGGAGTGCAGAAGGAAGATTTTAATTTAAATTATTCTGTACTTGCTATAAAGGCAGATATGAAAAAGGAAAAACCTACTCGTTTAATACTGGGCTTGTCTTATAATAATGCAACAGGTTTTGATGTTCCTTTACCAATAGTAAGTTACTATAAAAAATTTCATCCTAATTGGTCTTATATGGTTGGTGTTCCTAGAATGGAGTTTAAATATCATTTGAAACAGCACCACACTTTTAAAGCGGCATTATTATTGGATGGTTATTTTGTAAATGTGCAAAATGATATTGCTTTGCCAGATAATGATTTAGGCTCTGGTTTGTCTTTATCTGTTGTGGTAGGTGCTTTTGGTTACCAATATAATATTAATAAAAACATTTCTTTTTATTGTTTAGCAGGTCACACTTTATCTCAAAGGGGTTTGTTAAGAGATGAAGAAAGAAAAAGTGTATATTCGTTATATGACGATGGTAATGTATATTTTAAAACAGGATTTAAAATAGGAATTTTTTAA
- a CDS encoding non-canonical purine NTP diphosphatase yields the protein MKIVFATHNTNKFKEVEALVPKNITLVSLTDIGCFDDIPETADTIEGNAKQKANYVTEKYNLPCFSDDTGLLVDALNGEPGIYAARYAGEQKSAEDNMNKLLYNLGDSNNRTAHFKTAIALNLNGEQHIFTGIVNGKITKSKQGKDGFGYDPIFTPENYNLTFAELPLSTKNQISHRAKATQQLITFLKGYKNA from the coding sequence ATGAAAATAGTATTTGCAACGCATAACACTAACAAGTTTAAAGAGGTAGAGGCTCTTGTTCCTAAAAACATTACACTGGTTTCTTTAACAGATATTGGTTGTTTTGATGATATTCCTGAAACCGCAGATACCATAGAAGGTAATGCCAAACAAAAAGCAAATTACGTTACAGAAAAATATAACTTACCTTGTTTTTCTGATGATACTGGCTTACTAGTAGATGCTTTAAACGGAGAACCTGGTATTTACGCTGCTCGTTACGCCGGTGAACAAAAAAGTGCAGAAGATAATATGAACAAATTACTATACAATTTAGGTGATAGTAACAATAGAACTGCACATTTTAAAACTGCTATTGCATTAAATTTAAACGGGGAACAACATATATTTACAGGCATTGTAAACGGTAAAATAACTAAAAGCAAACAAGGTAAAGATGGTTTTGGGTACGATCCTATTTTTACCCCAGAGAACTACAACCTTACTTTTGCAGAGCTACCACTTAGTACAAAAAACCAAATAAGCCATAGAGCTAAAGCAACACAACAATTAATTACTTTTTTAAAAGGATACAAAAATGCCTAA
- a CDS encoding ABC transporter permease — protein sequence MGKLSLIIKREYLAKVKNKSFIIMTFLSPILMVGMVALVLYLAMLNDSDKRVITVLNESSFYADDFINTESTSVVRFKNISLEQAKDSTEQLGYYGLVFIPNGKTLEDVAKSSYFFSKESPTDGFLEDLEDIFQYRLKQKRLESLGVSEQQYSSISKNFSIHTATFQGKENLKGLNELNAIIGGGFGYLIMMFIIIYGSFVMRSVIEEKTSRVIEVIISSVKPFQLMMGKIIGTSLAGVTQFVIWVVSGSILFLIVFLIFDLDMTALQNGSSSLPQAQAMKMASGGMEDNIQQYAEMFLQIPWVSLFSFFLVYFVLGYLIYSSIYAAIGAAVDNETDTQQFMLPVISPLMLAIYVGFISVFSNPHGPVAVGFSLFPLTSPIVMLMRLSSGIGEGGVPVWQLVVSVLLLIVTFLSIVWLAAKIYRIGILMYGKKPSYKDLYKWLKY from the coding sequence GTGGGTAAATTAAGCTTAATTATAAAAAGAGAGTATTTAGCTAAAGTAAAAAACAAGTCGTTTATAATAATGACTTTTTTAAGTCCTATTTTAATGGTAGGTATGGTTGCTTTGGTCTTGTATTTAGCAATGCTAAATGATAGTGATAAAAGAGTTATTACTGTATTAAATGAGAGTAGTTTTTATGCAGATGATTTCATAAATACAGAAAGCACATCTGTAGTGCGTTTTAAAAATATAAGTTTAGAGCAGGCTAAAGATTCTACAGAGCAACTTGGTTACTATGGTTTGGTTTTTATACCAAATGGTAAAACTTTAGAAGATGTGGCAAAATCTTCATATTTTTTCTCTAAAGAATCTCCTACAGATGGTTTTTTAGAGGATTTAGAAGATATTTTTCAATATAGATTAAAACAAAAAAGATTAGAGAGTTTAGGGGTTTCAGAACAGCAGTATAGTTCTATTAGCAAAAACTTTTCTATACATACGGCTACATTTCAAGGAAAAGAAAATTTAAAAGGATTAAACGAGCTTAACGCTATAATTGGTGGTGGTTTTGGCTATTTAATAATGATGTTTATTATAATCTACGGTAGTTTTGTAATGCGTAGTGTAATAGAAGAAAAAACTAGTAGGGTAATAGAAGTTATTATTTCATCGGTTAAGCCTTTTCAGTTAATGATGGGTAAAATAATAGGAACATCTTTGGCGGGTGTAACTCAGTTTGTAATATGGGTAGTATCTGGTTCTATTTTATTTTTAATTGTATTTTTAATTTTTGATTTAGATATGACTGCCTTGCAAAATGGTAGTTCTAGTTTACCGCAAGCACAAGCTATGAAAATGGCAAGTGGCGGTATGGAGGATAACATACAACAATATGCCGAAATGTTTTTACAAATACCGTGGGTATCTTTGTTTAGCTTTTTCTTGGTATATTTTGTTTTAGGGTATTTAATTTATAGTTCTATATATGCGGCAATAGGTGCTGCTGTAGATAATGAAACGGATACGCAACAGTTTATGTTACCTGTAATATCACCACTAATGTTAGCTATTTATGTTGGTTTTATTTCGGTTTTTAGTAACCCTCATGGGCCAGTGGCAGTTGGGTTTTCTTTATTTCCGTTAACGTCTCCAATAGTAATGTTAATGCGTTTATCTTCTGGTATAGGGGAAGGTGGTGTGCCAGTTTGGCAATTGGTAGTTTCTGTTTTGTTATTAATAGTTACCTTTTTATCTATTGTGTGGTTGGCAGCAAAAATATATAGAATAGGTATTTTAATGTATGGTAAAAAGCCAAGTTATAAAGATTTATATAAGTGGTTAAAATATTAA
- a CDS encoding sigma-54-dependent transcriptional regulator, with translation MSKILVIEDEAAIRRVLVKILSEESDTYNVEEAEDGLKGIDAIKKNDYDLVLCDIKMPKMDGVEVLEAARKLKPELAFIMISGHGDLDTAVNTMRLGAFDYISKPPDLNRLLTTVRNALDRKDLVVENTKLKKKVSKNYQMVGESDGIALIKDMIEKVAPTDARVLITGSNGTGKELVAHWLHEKSPRSKAPFIEVNCAAIPSELIESELFGHVKGAFTSAVKDRAGKFEAANKGTIFLDEIGDMSLSAQAKVLRALQESKISRVGTDKDIKVDVRVVAATNKDLKKEIADGNFREDLYHRLAVILIKVPALNDRRDDIPLLIAYFADKISKEQGTTKKVFSDKAISLLKSYDWTGNIRELRNVVERLIILGGKEVTEEDVKLFASK, from the coding sequence ATGTCAAAAATATTAGTAATAGAAGACGAAGCTGCAATACGCAGAGTTTTGGTAAAAATTTTATCGGAGGAGAGTGATACCTATAATGTTGAAGAGGCAGAAGACGGTTTAAAAGGTATAGATGCTATTAAAAAAAACGATTATGATTTAGTTTTGTGTGATATTAAAATGCCTAAAATGGATGGCGTAGAGGTATTAGAGGCTGCACGTAAATTAAAGCCAGAATTAGCTTTTATTATGATATCTGGTCACGGAGATTTAGATACAGCAGTAAATACAATGCGTTTAGGTGCTTTTGATTATATATCTAAACCGCCAGATTTAAATAGGTTGTTAACTACGGTACGTAATGCATTAGATCGTAAAGATTTAGTGGTAGAAAATACCAAGTTAAAAAAGAAAGTAAGTAAAAATTACCAAATGGTAGGGGAGAGTGATGGCATAGCTTTAATTAAAGATATGATAGAGAAAGTAGCCCCTACAGATGCGCGTGTTTTAATTACAGGGTCTAACGGTACAGGGAAAGAATTGGTTGCGCATTGGTTGCATGAAAAAAGTCCACGTAGTAAAGCGCCATTTATAGAAGTAAATTGTGCCGCAATACCATCAGAATTAATAGAGAGTGAACTTTTTGGTCACGTAAAAGGAGCGTTTACATCTGCAGTAAAAGATAGGGCAGGTAAGTTTGAAGCAGCAAATAAGGGAACTATTTTTTTGGATGAAATAGGAGATATGAGTTTGTCTGCGCAAGCTAAAGTATTGCGTGCCTTGCAAGAAAGTAAAATATCTAGAGTAGGTACAGATAAAGATATAAAGGTTGATGTTAGAGTAGTAGCAGCTACAAACAAAGATTTAAAAAAGGAAATAGCAGATGGTAACTTTAGAGAAGATTTATACCATAGACTGGCGGTAATACTTATAAAAGTACCTGCTTTAAATGATAGGAGAGATGATATTCCTTTATTAATAGCCTACTTTGCAGATAAGATTAGCAAAGAGCAAGGAACTACTAAAAAAGTGTTTTCAGACAAAGCAATTTCATTATTGAAGAGTTATGACTGGACAGGTAATATTAGAGAGTTGCGTAATGTGGTAGAACGTTTAATTATTTTAGGCGGAAAAGAGGTAACAGAGGAAGATGTAAAATTATTTGCTAGTAAGTAA
- the dnaJ gene encoding molecular chaperone DnaJ, whose amino-acid sequence MKEDFYSILGITKNATAAEIKKAYRKKAIEFHPDKNPGDAKAEEMFKTAAEAYEILSDPDKKARYDQYGHAAFEGGAGGGGGGFGGMNMDDIFSQFGDIFGGGGFGGGFGGGFGGGQRRVKGSNLRIRVKLTLEEIANGVEKKVKVKRKVQADGVTYNTCTTCNGSGQVTKIANTILGRMQTSATCSTCGGSGQIIDKKPAGADAQGLIAKEETVSIKIPGGVEDGMQLKVPGKGNSAPGNGVNGDLIVLIETEEHSTLKREGDNLHYDLYISISEAVLGTSKEIDAVGGKVRIKLEEGIQSGKILRLRGKGITSLNGYGSGDLLVHVNVWTPKELNKEQREFFERMAGNENFAPHPEKSDKSFFEKVKDMFS is encoded by the coding sequence ATACCGTAAAAAAGCAATAGAATTTCACCCAGATAAAAATCCTGGTGATGCTAAGGCAGAGGAGATGTTTAAAACAGCAGCAGAAGCATATGAAATTTTAAGTGACCCTGATAAAAAAGCAAGATATGATCAATACGGTCACGCTGCCTTTGAAGGTGGTGCTGGCGGTGGCGGTGGCGGCTTTGGCGGCATGAATATGGATGATATCTTTAGTCAGTTTGGAGATATCTTTGGCGGTGGCGGCTTTGGTGGTGGCTTCGGCGGCGGTTTTGGCGGTGGCCAACGTAGAGTAAAAGGTTCTAATCTTAGAATTAGAGTTAAGCTTACTTTAGAGGAGATTGCTAATGGCGTAGAAAAAAAGGTCAAAGTTAAACGCAAAGTGCAAGCAGACGGTGTTACTTATAATACTTGTACTACTTGTAATGGCTCTGGGCAGGTTACTAAAATTGCAAATACAATTTTAGGAAGAATGCAAACTTCTGCTACTTGTAGTACTTGTGGAGGTAGTGGTCAAATTATAGATAAAAAACCAGCAGGTGCAGATGCACAAGGTTTAATAGCTAAAGAAGAAACTGTATCTATTAAAATACCAGGTGGTGTAGAAGATGGTATGCAGTTAAAGGTGCCAGGAAAAGGAAACAGTGCGCCAGGTAATGGTGTTAACGGTGATCTAATAGTACTTATAGAAACAGAAGAGCACAGTACTTTAAAAAGAGAAGGTGATAACTTGCATTATGATTTATACATAAGTATTTCTGAAGCAGTTTTAGGTACTTCTAAAGAAATTGATGCTGTTGGCGGAAAAGTGCGTATTAAGCTAGAAGAAGGTATACAGTCTGGCAAAATATTACGTTTAAGAGGTAAGGGTATTACAAGCTTAAATGGTTATGGTAGCGGAGATCTTTTAGTACACGTAAATGTGTGGACACCAAAAGAACTTAACAAAGAACAAAGAGAGTTTTTTGAGCGTATGGCTGGCAATGAGAATTTTGCTCCACACCCAGAAAAATCTGATAAATCTTTCTTTGAGAAAGTTAAAGATATGTTCTCTTAA
- a CDS encoding mechanosensitive ion channel family protein encodes MEELKNILKYLKDLMSYKLVDGDKVVITVSTLVTIVVAILAVTYILKLIHRIVVAKLPQDDKNKFLSIFNFLKYFLYILAVITVLHSSGVDLTVLLTASAALFVGLGFALQYLFQDIISGILIILDQSLHIGDIIEVEGKVGRVFETRLRTTRALTRDDKVIVIPNHKFLTDSIYNYTQNHKTTRENVKIGVAYGSDVELVSKLLLEIIDGKKGILKNPAPFVLFEDFGDSALMFSVNYYTNDSYGDPRIKSDLRFLIDAAFRKNNISIPFPQRDIHIINK; translated from the coding sequence ATGGAAGAGTTAAAAAATATTCTTAAATACTTAAAAGACTTAATGTCTTACAAGTTGGTAGATGGTGATAAAGTAGTTATTACGGTAAGTACTTTGGTTACTATTGTGGTGGCTATTTTGGCTGTTACCTATATTTTAAAACTCATACATAGAATAGTTGTTGCTAAATTACCGCAAGATGATAAAAATAAGTTTTTAAGTATATTTAATTTTTTAAAGTACTTTTTGTACATCCTAGCAGTAATAACTGTTTTGCATTCTTCTGGTGTAGATTTAACTGTTTTGCTTACTGCATCTGCCGCTTTATTTGTTGGTTTAGGTTTTGCACTGCAATACCTTTTTCAGGATATAATTTCTGGAATTTTAATTATTTTAGATCAATCTTTACATATAGGAGATATTATAGAGGTAGAGGGTAAAGTTGGTAGAGTTTTTGAAACTAGATTAAGAACAACAAGGGCTTTAACCAGAGATGACAAGGTAATTGTTATACCTAACCATAAATTTTTAACAGATAGTATTTACAACTATACTCAAAACCATAAAACTACAAGAGAAAATGTGAAAATAGGTGTTGCGTATGGTAGTGATGTAGAATTGGTGTCTAAGTTGTTATTAGAGATTATAGATGGTAAAAAAGGAATTCTAAAAAATCCGGCACCTTTTGTACTATTTGAAGATTTTGGAGATTCTGCACTTATGTTTTCTGTGAATTATTATACTAATGATAGTTACGGCGACCCTAGAATTAAAAGTGATTTGCGTTTTTTAATAGACGCGGCTTTTAGAAAAAATAATATTTCTATCCCTTTTCCACAAAGAGATATACATATTATTAATAAATAA
- a CDS encoding DEAD/DEAH box helicase — MTKFEALGLDKSLLDAIVDLGFESPSEVQEKAIPILLNEDTDLVALAQTGTGKTAAFGFPLIQKIDSSSRTTQGLILSPTRELCLQITNELKAYSKYEKGLNVVAIYGGASITDQANQIRRGAQIVVATPGRIKDMISRGMVNISKLDYCVLDEADEMLNMGFYEDIKDILSNTPDEKFTWLFSATMPREVSTIAKKFMHNPQEITVGSKNAGATTVQHEYYVVGGRDRYPALKRLADTNPDIFSVVFCRTKRDTQRVAEKLIEDGYNAGALHGDLSQNQRDLVMNAFRKKQIQMLVATDVAARGIDVDDITHVINYQLPDEIETYTHRSGRTGRAGKSGVSMVIVTRSELRKIKALERKLQTEFLSKKIPTGMEICEIQLHHLANKIKDTKINEEVESYLPAINEILEGLDKEDLIKKIVSVEFTRFFDYYNKTRDLNGSDRGERGDRDERGRNKAEIPTSGSVRYFINVGERDDYDWMTLKDFLKETVGLGKEDVFKVDVKESFSFFNTDAEHSEKVLATFTEFKVDGRFVNVEISNNPGGGGGRRGGRDRGGRGGDRGRSSSRGGRDNRSGGGDRGRSRSKDSRGSRDSGGGYGNKKSKRRY, encoded by the coding sequence ATGACAAAATTTGAAGCATTAGGGCTAGACAAGTCCCTACTTGATGCTATTGTAGATCTTGGGTTTGAATCACCTTCAGAAGTACAAGAAAAAGCAATTCCAATCCTTTTAAATGAAGACACAGACCTTGTAGCATTAGCACAAACAGGTACTGGTAAAACTGCAGCTTTTGGTTTTCCGTTAATTCAGAAAATTGATTCTAGTAGCAGAACTACTCAAGGATTAATACTTTCACCAACACGTGAACTTTGTTTACAAATTACAAACGAGCTTAAAGCGTATTCTAAATACGAAAAAGGACTTAATGTAGTTGCAATTTACGGTGGTGCTAGTATTACAGACCAAGCAAACCAAATTAGAAGAGGAGCACAAATTGTTGTTGCTACTCCTGGTAGAATAAAAGATATGATTAGCCGTGGTATGGTTAACATTTCTAAATTAGATTACTGTGTATTAGATGAAGCTGATGAGATGTTAAATATGGGCTTCTATGAAGACATTAAAGACATTTTATCTAACACTCCAGATGAAAAATTTACGTGGTTATTCTCTGCAACTATGCCAAGAGAAGTTTCTACCATTGCTAAAAAATTCATGCACAATCCACAAGAAATTACAGTGGGATCTAAAAATGCAGGTGCAACTACAGTACAACATGAGTATTATGTTGTTGGCGGTAGAGATAGATACCCTGCATTAAAAAGATTAGCAGATACCAATCCTGATATTTTCTCTGTTGTTTTTTGTAGAACTAAGAGAGATACACAAAGAGTTGCCGAAAAATTAATTGAAGACGGTTACAATGCTGGTGCTTTACACGGAGATTTAAGTCAAAACCAAAGAGATTTGGTAATGAACGCTTTCCGTAAAAAACAAATACAAATGCTTGTTGCAACAGATGTTGCTGCACGTGGTATAGATGTAGATGATATTACACACGTAATAAACTACCAATTACCAGATGAAATAGAAACATACACTCACCGTAGTGGGCGTACTGGTAGAGCTGGTAAATCTGGTGTATCTATGGTTATTGTAACTCGTAGTGAGTTACGTAAAATAAAAGCCTTAGAAAGAAAGCTACAAACTGAATTTTTATCAAAAAAGATTCCAACAGGAATGGAGATTTGTGAAATTCAATTACACCATTTAGCTAATAAAATTAAAGATACTAAGATTAATGAGGAAGTAGAAAGTTACTTACCTGCCATTAATGAAATATTAGAAGGTTTAGATAAAGAGGATCTTATTAAGAAGATTGTTTCTGTAGAGTTTACTCGTTTCTTTGACTACTACAATAAAACTAGAGACTTAAATGGCTCTGACCGTGGAGAAAGAGGAGATCGTGATGAACGTGGCAGAAACAAAGCAGAAATACCTACAAGTGGTTCTGTACGTTACTTTATTAATGTTGGTGAGCGTGATGATTACGATTGGATGACATTAAAAGATTTCTTAAAAGAAACAGTTGGTCTTGGCAAAGAAGATGTGTTTAAAGTAGATGTTAAAGAAAGTTTCTCTTTCTTTAATACAGATGCAGAACACTCTGAAAAAGTATTAGCAACGTTTACTGAATTTAAAGTTGACGGAAGATTTGTTAACGTAGAAATATCTAACAACCCTGGTGGTGGCGGAGGCCGCAGAGGAGGAAGAGATCGTGGTGGACGCGGTGGCGACAGAGGTCGTTCTTCTTCTCGTGGAGGAAGAGATAATAGAAGCGGCGGTGGAGACAGAGGTCGTTCTCGTAGCAAAGACAGTAGAGGAAGTCGCGATAGCGGTGGAGGATACGGAAACAAAAAAAGCAAAAGAAGATACTAG
- a CDS encoding carboxypeptidase-like regulatory domain-containing protein: MNKYILLIFSLVTFIGFPQDKKAKENKNEFSATIINSQTDEPMPSVHIVNLNQVKGTITDQDGKFTIPAVANDTLYLTYLGFKSQKIKVTNDMLKFKDTEITLTELAFALEEVVVKPYQLTGFLEIDAKNVSLNDSYQYAISGLNTGYEAGNKNPSAVTKVLGAILNPADLLRNLFGKKPAQMRKLRQIKEDDRIRDLLAAKFDRETLTELLQLEKVDIEDILNNCNYSKSFIQTANDLQILDAISGCYEEYKVLNRKK, encoded by the coding sequence ATGAACAAATACATCCTACTTATTTTTAGCTTAGTTACATTTATTGGATTTCCTCAAGACAAAAAAGCTAAAGAAAACAAAAATGAGTTTTCTGCAACAATTATAAATTCGCAGACAGACGAACCTATGCCTAGCGTGCACATTGTAAACCTAAACCAAGTAAAAGGTACCATTACAGATCAAGATGGTAAGTTTACAATACCCGCAGTTGCTAACGATACACTTTACTTAACGTATCTTGGTTTTAAATCTCAAAAAATTAAAGTAACTAACGATATGCTTAAATTTAAGGATACAGAAATTACCTTAACAGAACTAGCATTTGCGCTAGAAGAAGTTGTTGTTAAACCATACCAACTAACAGGTTTTTTAGAGATAGACGCTAAAAACGTGAGTTTAAACGACTCTTACCAATACGCAATATCTGGACTAAACACAGGTTATGAAGCTGGTAATAAAAACCCAAGTGCAGTTACAAAAGTACTTGGCGCAATATTAAACCCTGCAGATTTACTCCGTAATTTATTTGGAAAAAAACCTGCACAAATGCGTAAACTCCGTCAAATTAAAGAAGATGACCGTATTAGAGATTTGCTAGCAGCAAAGTTTGATAGAGAAACACTAACAGAATTACTTCAATTAGAAAAAGTAGACATTGAAGACATTTTAAACAACTGTAACTACTCTAAATCTTTTATACAAACTGCCAACGATTTACAAATTTTAGACGCTATTAGCGGTTGCTACGAAGAATATAAAGTACTAAACAGAAAAAAATAA
- a CDS encoding PH domain-containing protein codes for MGLFNKILGNASEVSVDKLNEKYGRLLIDGEQVELGFKLVRDTFMFTNKRLILIDVQGLTGSKAEYKSMPYKSISRFSLETAGTFDLDAELKIWISSENLPSVSKKFNKSIDVYEVQKYLGSKVM; via the coding sequence ATGGGATTATTTAATAAAATACTTGGTAACGCTAGTGAGGTATCTGTAGATAAACTTAATGAAAAATACGGAAGACTTCTAATAGACGGTGAACAAGTAGAATTAGGCTTTAAATTAGTAAGAGACACTTTCATGTTTACGAACAAACGCTTAATATTAATAGACGTACAAGGACTTACTGGCAGCAAAGCAGAATATAAATCTATGCCATACAAAAGCATTTCTAGATTTTCTTTAGAAACAGCTGGTACTTTTGATTTAGATGCCGAATTAAAAATTTGGATTTCTAGTGAAAACCTCCCATCTGTAAGTAAAAAATTTAATAAAAGCATAGATGTTTACGAAGTACAAAAATACCTAGGAAGCAAAGTGATGTAA
- a CDS encoding ABC transporter ATP-binding protein — protein MSTILAAKGVSKKFGDHTALNNVSLEIPKNCIYGLLGPNGAGKTTLIRIINQITFPDTGAVFFDGEPLKPEHIATIGYLPEERGLYKSMKVGEQALYLAQLKGLSKAEATKRLKYWFDRLDIGDWWNKKVQELSKGMAQKIQFVVTVLHQPKLLIFDEPFSGFDPINANIIKDEILHLKEEGASIIFSTHRMESVEELCEYIALIHQSEKILDGKLSDIKKEYKNNIFNVGLQVSEQNDVLKKLEEKHKIWTPSYNEQDKQLDFKIQLPSNDTGALLGYLSEKGKVNHFVETIPSANDIFIQTVKSKTK, from the coding sequence ATGAGTACTATTTTGGCGGCAAAAGGTGTTTCTAAAAAATTTGGAGACCATACAGCCCTAAACAATGTTTCCTTAGAAATTCCTAAGAATTGTATATATGGTCTACTTGGACCTAATGGCGCAGGAAAAACTACGCTAATACGTATTATAAATCAAATTACTTTTCCAGATACTGGTGCTGTTTTTTTTGATGGCGAACCCTTAAAACCAGAGCATATAGCAACTATTGGCTATTTGCCAGAGGAAAGAGGTTTGTATAAAAGTATGAAGGTTGGTGAACAGGCTTTGTATTTGGCACAGTTAAAAGGCTTATCTAAGGCAGAAGCTACAAAACGACTTAAATATTGGTTTGATAGGTTAGATATAGGAGATTGGTGGAATAAGAAAGTGCAGGAATTATCTAAAGGTATGGCGCAAAAAATACAGTTTGTTGTAACTGTACTTCATCAACCTAAATTATTAATTTTTGATGAGCCTTTTAGTGGTTTTGATCCTATAAATGCTAATATAATAAAGGATGAAATTCTTCACTTAAAAGAAGAAGGTGCTTCAATAATATTTTCTACTCACCGTATGGAATCTGTAGAAGAATTGTGCGAGTACATAGCACTTATTCATCAATCAGAAAAAATACTAGACGGAAAATTATCAGACATTAAAAAAGAATATAAAAACAATATTTTTAATGTAGGGTTGCAAGTATCTGAGCAGAATGATGTTTTAAAGAAGTTGGAAGAAAAACATAAAATATGGACACCATCTTACAATGAGCAAGATAAGCAGTTAGATTTTAAAATACAATTGCCTTCTAATGATACAGGTGCATTGTTAGGGTATTTATCAGAAAAAGGAAAAGTAAACCACTTTGTAGAAACAATACCGTCTGCAAACGATATTTTTATACAAACCGTAAAAAGCAAAACAAAGTAG
- a CDS encoding DUF4337 domain-containing protein, whose amino-acid sequence MPKQTVEVSVASERAEAYGGVLIAFFAALMAISQLVNGELEEEMMIAHNKLVNYSSWYQSKSIKESLKESELDNLEALLYTNAIAEEKRDFVYSKIEKTKAKIEKYKAEKHEILIGSKNIEKKEWTQDLDGKMGVITGINEWKVLANKYDIATRKFDFGVLFFQISIVLGAVCIIIYDNPKLQKSLVVLMIIFGVIGVVMSVYGYSLAP is encoded by the coding sequence ATGCCTAAGCAAACCGTAGAAGTTTCAGTAGCATCTGAACGTGCCGAAGCATATGGTGGTGTACTTATTGCATTTTTTGCTGCACTTATGGCTATTTCTCAATTAGTAAACGGCGAATTAGAGGAAGAAATGATGATTGCTCACAATAAATTGGTCAATTATTCTAGCTGGTATCAGTCTAAAAGCATAAAAGAGAGTTTAAAAGAAAGTGAATTAGACAATCTTGAAGCACTGCTTTATACAAATGCAATAGCAGAAGAAAAAAGAGATTTTGTTTACAGTAAAATTGAAAAAACGAAAGCTAAAATTGAAAAATACAAAGCAGAGAAGCACGAGATTTTAATTGGCTCAAAAAATATAGAAAAAAAAGAGTGGACACAAGACTTAGATGGCAAAATGGGTGTAATAACTGGTATTAACGAGTGGAAAGTACTTGCTAACAAATATGATATTGCCACTCGTAAGTTTGATTTTGGTGTTCTTTTTTTTCAAATAAGTATTGTTTTAGGTGCTGTCTGCATCATAATTTATGACAATCCTAAGTTGCAAAAATCATTAGTAGTTTTAATGATAATTTTTGGTGTTATTGGTGTTGTTATGTCTGTATATGGTTATAGTCTTGCACCATAA